In one window of Haloimpatiens sp. FM7315 DNA:
- a CDS encoding MurR/RpiR family transcriptional regulator yields the protein MVETRQDLMRTIQIKFPRLSKGQKLIAEYILKHYDKAAFMTAAKLGISVGVSESTVVRFANELGFSGYPKLQKALQELIKNKLTTVQRIELSNDLITEHNALKGVLKSDIENIRSTLEKINHKSFEEVVDLLFKSKKIYIIGLRSSTALAEFLGFYLNLILDNVKVVGYGMSDIFEQMLGLTEDDLVIGIGFPRYATRTIEALNFAQSRNAKVVAITDSLLSPLAARADYSLIAQSNMASFVDSLVAPLSVINALIIAVGLREKENISSTFSQLEDIWQEYQVYSYKNKDAD from the coding sequence ATGGTTGAAACTAGACAAGACTTAATGAGAACTATTCAAATAAAATTCCCGAGGTTAAGTAAGGGGCAGAAATTAATTGCAGAGTATATATTGAAGCATTATGATAAAGCTGCATTTATGACTGCTGCAAAACTTGGTATAAGTGTAGGAGTTAGTGAATCTACCGTTGTGAGATTTGCAAATGAACTAGGATTTTCAGGCTATCCAAAACTTCAAAAGGCATTGCAAGAGTTAATAAAAAATAAATTAACAACAGTTCAAAGGATAGAGCTATCTAATGATTTGATTACAGAACATAATGCATTAAAAGGTGTTTTAAAATCTGACATAGAAAATATCAGATCGACATTAGAAAAAATTAACCATAAAAGTTTTGAAGAAGTTGTTGACTTACTTTTCAAATCAAAGAAAATATATATTATTGGTTTAAGAAGTTCTACAGCTTTAGCAGAATTTTTAGGATTTTATTTAAATTTAATTTTGGATAACGTAAAAGTAGTGGGCTATGGAATGAGTGATATATTTGAACAAATGCTTGGACTCACTGAGGATGATTTAGTTATAGGAATAGGGTTTCCAAGATACGCTACTAGAACTATAGAAGCATTAAATTTTGCACAAAGCAGAAATGCAAAAGTAGTAGCTATAACAGATAGCTTGCTATCACCTTTAGCAGCAAGAGCAGATTATTCTTTAATTGCCCAAAGTAATATGGCTTCTTTTGTTGATTCTTTAGTAGCTCCTTTAAGTGTGATAAATGCTTTAATTATTGCTGTTGGACTTAGAGAAAAAGAAAACATATCTAGTACTTTTTCTCAACTAGAAGATATTTGGCAAGAGTATCAGGTTTATTCTTATAAAAATAAAGATGCGGATTAA
- a CDS encoding alpha/beta-type small acid-soluble spore protein: protein MAYRNNKNLVPEAKGGLNKFKMEVANELNVPLSDYNGELTSKQNGSVGGEMVKRMVQNYENGLK, encoded by the coding sequence ATGGCATACAGAAATAATAAAAATTTAGTTCCAGAAGCTAAAGGTGGTTTAAACAAATTCAAAATGGAGGTAGCTAATGAATTAAATGTACCTCTAAGTGACTACAATGGAGAGCTTACTTCTAAACAAAACGGCTCTGTTGGTGGAGAAATGGTAAAAAGAATGGTTCAAAACTACGAAAATGGCTTAAAATAA
- a CDS encoding pyridoxamine kinase, whose protein sequence is MTKPIKRVAAIHDLSGFGRASLTTIIPILSTMGIQVCPLPTAILSTHSGGFKEFSFVDLTDSMESYINHWYKLNLDFDCIYSGFLGSTKQINIVSDFIDKFKRENTLVVIDPVMADNGLLYDTMDITIVENMRNLIKKANIITPNITEAAYILNEKIDYQKPIDKKIIKDWLYRLADMGPNIVIITSVLNENNPKTIDVVAYDKENQNFWKITSKYLNAFYPGTGDTFTSVLIGSILNGSSLPVALNKSTEFINQSLKVSNEFDYPNREGILLEKVLSNLNMPILNYSYKSF, encoded by the coding sequence ATGACAAAGCCTATTAAAAGAGTTGCAGCAATTCATGATTTATCTGGTTTTGGAAGAGCTTCACTAACCACAATTATTCCTATTTTATCTACTATGGGTATACAAGTTTGCCCTCTTCCAACAGCTATATTATCTACACATTCTGGGGGATTTAAAGAATTTAGTTTTGTAGATTTAACTGACTCAATGGAGTCTTATATAAATCACTGGTATAAGCTTAATCTAGATTTTGACTGTATATATAGCGGTTTTTTAGGTTCTACAAAGCAAATTAACATAGTATCTGATTTTATAGATAAGTTTAAAAGAGAAAATACGTTAGTAGTAATAGATCCTGTAATGGCTGACAATGGATTATTATACGACACAATGGATATTACTATAGTTGAAAATATGAGAAATTTAATAAAAAAAGCTAATATAATAACGCCAAATATAACTGAGGCTGCTTATATTTTAAACGAAAAAATTGACTATCAAAAACCTATAGACAAAAAAATTATTAAGGATTGGCTTTATAGACTAGCAGATATGGGCCCTAATATAGTAATAATAACAAGTGTCCTAAATGAAAACAATCCAAAAACTATAGATGTAGTTGCTTACGATAAAGAAAATCAAAATTTTTGGAAAATCACTTCTAAATATTTAAATGCATTTTATCCTGGTACCGGAGACACTTTTACTAGTGTATTAATTGGCTCAATTCTTAATGGCTCAAGCTTACCTGTAGCTTTAAATAAAAGTACAGAATTTATAAATCAAAGCCTAAAAGTAAGCAATGAATTCGATTATCCAAATAGAGAAGGCATACTCTTAGAAAAAGTCTTAAGCAATCTAAATATGCCAATACTAAACTATAGTTACAAAAGTTTTTAG
- a CDS encoding class I SAM-dependent methyltransferase has translation MFEYANSVSELAQFIIKNYCRNFNFAVDATLGNGHDTDFLSTLFSKVYSFDIQKCAIDNYKKSNKNNVKLINDSHEYIDKYIEEKIDCFIYNLGYLPGGDKSITTKANSTLNSIIKATKIINNNGIIAICMYVGHQEGEKEKNCILNFVQELSKKNFNVTLHKYINRTNNPPMLLIIEKNS, from the coding sequence ATGTTTGAATATGCAAATAGTGTAAGTGAACTTGCGCAATTTATTATTAAAAATTACTGTAGAAATTTTAATTTTGCAGTTGATGCAACTTTGGGGAATGGACATGATACTGATTTTTTATCTACATTATTTTCAAAAGTATATTCCTTTGATATTCAAAAATGTGCTATTGATAATTATAAAAAAAGCAATAAAAATAATGTTAAATTAATAAATGATTCCCATGAATATATTGATAAATACATAGAGGAAAAGATAGATTGTTTTATCTACAATTTAGGTTATTTACCAGGAGGTGATAAAAGCATCACAACAAAAGCAAATAGTACTTTAAACAGTATAATAAAAGCTACTAAGATAATAAATAATAATGGAATTATTGCAATTTGCATGTATGTAGGTCATCAAGAAGGTGAAAAAGAAAAAAACTGCATTTTAAATTTTGTTCAAGAATTATCAAAAAAGAATTTTAATGTAACTTTACATAAATATATTAATAGAACTAATAATCCTCCGATGTTACTTATCATAGAGAAAAATAGTTAA
- a CDS encoding Spo0E family sporulation regulatory protein-aspartic acid phosphatase — MEEIKEILNKLVKEDKASLCKGEILKISQQLDKLILNYYLSKNS; from the coding sequence ATGGAGGAGATAAAAGAAATTTTGAACAAACTAGTTAAAGAGGACAAGGCATCTTTATGTAAAGGGGAAATCCTAAAAATAAGTCAACAACTAGACAAACTTATTTTAAATTATTATCTAAGTAAAAATAGTTAA
- a CDS encoding lipopolysaccharide assembly LapA domain-containing protein, whose product MKNEEKKIRNIFIILLIFALFITIFTIENSSIITIKFITWKFNISLALIILLCVIVGASITLLLSLKKELYLKKENKKLLDNISVLESKIQEVTSVKK is encoded by the coding sequence GTGAAAAACGAAGAAAAGAAAATAAGAAATATATTTATTATTTTGCTGATTTTTGCTTTATTTATTACTATTTTTACTATAGAAAATTCATCAATAATAACAATAAAATTTATTACTTGGAAGTTTAATATTTCTCTTGCTCTAATTATTTTACTTTGCGTAATTGTTGGAGCTTCAATTACTTTGCTTTTAAGTTTAAAAAAAGAGTTGTATTTAAAAAAAGAAAATAAAAAATTACTAGATAATATATCTGTTTTAGAGTCTAAAATACAAGAAGTGACTTCAGTCAAAAAATAA
- a CDS encoding DUF4405 domain-containing protein gives MLLLIDIAIIIISGMAISKVLIPGLGFKNSLLNQSTHIGAAYLALALIGIHVGLHWSFIINTFKYKFRITKKINISNIYQNV, from the coding sequence ATTCTACTATTAATAGATATTGCTATAATAATAATAAGTGGAATGGCAATTTCAAAAGTGTTAATTCCTGGACTTGGCTTTAAAAATAGTTTATTAAACCAAAGTACACATATTGGAGCTGCCTACTTAGCATTGGCTTTAATTGGAATTCATGTAGGACTTCATTGGTCCTTCATAATAAATACATTTAAATACAAATTTAGGATTACTAAAAAAATAAATATATCAAATATATATCAAAATGTTTAG
- a CDS encoding pseudouridine synthase: MIERLQKYMASCGIASRRKCEEFIREGKVEVNGIKVKELGFKIDSSIDKVNYLGKEINPEVNKLYIMLNKPTGIISSAKDEKGRKTVVDLVDVTERIYPVGRLDYDTSGLIILTNDGDIYNKLIHPREEIKKVYEGTIKGIVSQDEINKFCNGIDIGGYITSNAEFKLLDVISGNSKVEMAIHEGKNRQIRKMCSSIGHEVITLKRKSIAKITLGSLKEGCWRYLTKSELEYIENL, translated from the coding sequence ATGATTGAAAGACTTCAAAAATATATGGCTTCTTGCGGAATTGCATCTAGAAGAAAATGTGAAGAATTTATAAGAGAAGGAAAAGTCGAAGTAAATGGAATTAAAGTAAAAGAATTAGGATTTAAAATAGATTCATCAATAGATAAAGTGAATTATTTGGGTAAAGAAATAAACCCAGAAGTTAATAAATTATACATAATGTTAAATAAACCAACAGGAATTATAAGTTCAGCAAAAGATGAAAAAGGAAGAAAAACCGTAGTAGATTTAGTGGATGTTACTGAGAGAATCTATCCTGTTGGTAGATTAGATTACGATACTTCAGGACTTATAATTTTAACTAATGATGGTGACATATATAATAAATTAATACATCCAAGAGAAGAGATAAAAAAAGTATATGAAGGTACGATAAAGGGGATAGTTTCTCAAGATGAAATAAATAAATTTTGCAATGGTATTGACATAGGAGGATATATAACTTCTAATGCGGAATTTAAATTATTAGATGTTATAAGTGGAAATTCTAAAGTAGAAATGGCAATTCATGAGGGAAAAAATCGACAAATCAGAAAAATGTGTAGTTCTATAGGCCATGAAGTAATAACGCTTAAAAGAAAATCTATTGCAAAAATAACTTTGGGTAGTTTAAAAGAAGGCTGCTGGAGATATTTAACCAAAAGTGAACTTGAGTATATAGAAAATTTATAA